The following DNA comes from Temnothorax longispinosus isolate EJ_2023e unplaced genomic scaffold, Tlon_JGU_v1 HiC_scaffold_19, whole genome shotgun sequence.
NNNNNNNNNNNNNNNNNNNNNNNNNNNNNNNNNNNTCCTTGACCTATATCTCCCAAATTAAGTCACCatctaattctctttcatcaacagctacgtctaaaaataaaataatgtattaatatgatattatggctacggtcaacgtgacactacaaatgcttcgaagcattcctcttctcttttctttcaatgaagaaagaaggagaagaagaacgctccagagcatttgtatcacgttgaccgtagcctatatatcaagatatatatatatatctttcagcaacgtgcacaacttcatttgaggttataattgggtacaacattcatcgcacgatacttttataattgctaatcggaaacgtacctcgagttcagctcttctgcgatcaacgaagtcgggatcgaacgtgtcagtcgtcactttctgccaagcgtagagaaccttcttttccggcagcgatGGTAACAcgatgggtgcgttcagccgatactccgctagcctagcaatcgtgagcagtcgctcgtttcctctccttttaatccattgggtcaaaggagaggaaacgagcgaaaacgagcgactgctcacgattgctaggctagcggagtatcggctgaacgcacccaatgtagggatacgaaatctccagataagcacgaagcaattcaattcagtatatcgccggcacgattacggtgttactgccgtttcgcgtacgcgcgtatgcgcgcgttgtcgcacctTACCTCGCGACGCGTAATAAAGAGTcacacggtcggtctcgctccgcgcgtactaccgtgtctctcgatcgatcgagataGGTTAACTGCAGTTAACTGATCAGATGATGAACTGACTGACAGGATACGAACGCACTATCTGGGTACGGATCATGAAAATTATAGACAATAGACAATAGACTGCAGGGAGTGGGCGATCTAGTGAAATTCATTGGTCTATGGTCATGTTTGTAGTACCGTATCATGCATTTTTTTCCGGGTGCGGCACCCGGCACCGAATGACAGCCATTCACAGCTCAACTTATCGGAACTTGTGGTTATaggttataatttcttcgaagctctcatttttattccaggctttcaatctcaatttcaaaggtacgttattgtttgtgcacgtcttctgaagagtgggaacatttcatttcgtacatattacttatacaactgtttatattagaaaatgaggtgacagcatttttacattttttcaattattactaattattttacattcccactcttcattagtacctatactttactcctgtaaaaggattttgcgatctataaagcCGTTTTAAAGAACGAGCTCTGTTTTGTCGGtatttaggatccccttaagtgCCAATAagcggaagaagaagaagaagaagaagaagacagcTCAACTTAAAGGAAATAACAACCGCTGTggtaaagttataattttataaacaattttacgttTGTATATTCTGaaaactttacaaaatttacatgaaaatattattgtttatgtgagataaattttttatacgattaATACATCGGTTTCTTTAATAACTTGAAGATTCAATGTTTTCattaacttatattattagtGATTGGtgatttatacataaattaaatttttctttgtttttagaTGAGAACCACGGAAGAGCATTTCGGAATAATCCTCGATTATAGCGAGCATCATAGCGAGCtaataacgaataaatttgTCGGAGCCAGAGGCAAAGAAAATTTGCACCGACAGTGGCAAGAGTTGGTGGACGTTTTGAATGCCCTGCAGACTGAGACGAGGACAGTAAAACAATGGAAACAGGTgtgtaaacaattataataaattataattattcatagattttttaacatttgaggctcaataatattcataattctatacaataataatattcaaagataatatatgtatgtgtatatatatatatataaatgaagtatgcacgattttatataaacaatagctTTATTTAGTACATGatctaaaaagatatataaattgacaattttGTTAGCTGCATAGTAACCGCAGCGAGCATTCATTGAATATATGGATTTTACAGGTTGTCGCAGACTGGAAATGCCGGGTAAAGAAGCAGTATGCTGAATTAAAGAAAGACTTCACAGCTACTGGAGGTGGGGTCCCGGTGATGGAAAACCTCACAGATCAGGAGATACGCCTCCTAAATATAATGGGCATGACTGCAGCAGATGGGGACGAAGGGCTACAGGAATACGGCTTGGAATTTGAAGTATGTTCGTAaagaaatacttattttttactttttcacctactataatttgataaacattcactttctttctctgtacgtacgtctgtctgtctccctttctctctacTTTTCCTCCTATAATTtcaatacttatttattttaattcaagtaAACAATAGAtgttttttagtaaatttgtGGTATGTGTTGTCGACATCACAACTTTTATAGTTGAAACCGCTCGACTTCtgaaaaatggaattaatgaaaaatgtacgATTACATTGTTCCTTTTTGCAGTATACATTCATTACTGACAAATCTTATCCGTTAAATCTTCAAACAGTAATTGTTCATGTTCTACAAACCTTGATATGTATTGTCGACGttgcaaatttttacttgattcGGCACAACCTCGATTAATGatgtatgtgtatttataagtattattCATTGTCAGTTAATTACTAAAGATTTCGTAGTGCACCATTTTTCATAAAGTAAAGTATATTGTAAAACTGAACAATGTACTTTTACGTTTCTCACGACTTCAATTTTTCAGAAGTCGAGCGGCCCTAACTAAAATTTGTAATGTCGACAATACATATCAACGTTTTGAACATGAACAATTATTGTTGAAAGATTTAACAGCCTAGTAATTGCCATGAATGAAGGTATATTGCGAAActgaataatgtattatacatgtttaatgaattaaatttttcagaagTTGGGTGATGTCAATTATAAATGTTGTGATATAAACACCACATACTACAAGTGTACTAAACAACATAaacaattattgtttaaagatTTAATGCCTGCATTAATTACTCTTTTCATTTGGTTTCAGGAGACTGACGAAGTTATTGAGGTTCTCTCCGCAGAGGATACAGAAAGTCCGGGTACCAGCCGAAATAAGAGGCCCCGATCTGCCTCACTGCCGAACCACTCGGAGTCGTCCAGCCAGCGAGCGCGTTTATCTTCCGAGTTAGTGGACAGTATTAGTGAAATGAACAATAAATCTTTGAGTGTCCTGAATGACATTAATGGAAATTTAAAGCGAATCGCGGATTGTTTGGAAATTATTGTGAAACGCGCGTTTCcggaataataaatgataaatatacaaatacatgTTTATAGATGTGTATATAACAAAAAGGccatgtaatatattacagaaataatatatacatattatatatatatatataataaaaagttaacaaCAAAGTAACTCAAACACTATATTAAATTCCTTtatcgaattaattaaacgacAAAACTCTTATTGCTAATATCAACGctgtaaataatttagtataatttatagaaaaataaatgtggaTTTGTGGGattgtatacgtatatatgtatatgtatacatgcatatatatttttttttccctgtatggattaaaaaataatattgtttattgaaAGTGCAAGTTAATTAATCTTTGTCTGGCCTGCTGGCCACTTGCCAAATCTTCTTCCTGCATGTTTTCTTGTACGTTATTTTCTTGCACTCCTTCGGGATGTATATCATTCAAAACATCAAGGCGTCCACCATTGCAAATGTTATGCAGCACAGAACAGGCAACAATAATCCTTCCAACCGACAAAGGACTGTATCGTAACATTCGCTCTTTGAGGATACACCGAAACCTAGATTTGAGAGTTCCGATGCATCTTTCTACACAGCAACGTGCTTTAACAAGAGCATCTGTATAGCGGCTATCAGGCGTATTTGGTTGGGCATTGACAATAGGAGTCATCAACCACGGCTGCTGTGGGTACCCAGAATCGCCAATGAGCCACGTGTCGGTGTCTCCTACAGCAAATTAAATACACGTCATTGAAAGTTGTATATACACTTATAATTCATTAATCGTTtgtgttaatatatgtatgtaaaatatatgtatgtatatgtatatgtatatgtgtatgtacatgtatatgtatatgtatatgtatgtatgactTTTGTACCTTACCGTGCTCGTAATTGTTACGTAAATGTTCAAGAATTGCAGAATTCCTCCATATGTAGGAGTCGTGTGTTGCGCCTGCGTGTCGCGGATTCACGTtgagaatatttaaatcagCATCACAGATCtgcaatatattacaatatatcaaattgtttttatgataaataagcCTGTATGTAATAAAGTCATTCATTTTATGTCCGCTTgcgtatatatttaacttacaatttgcacattttttgaGTGGAAGCCCTTTCTATTCAAGTAATTATGTTCCTCTTCTGCTGGGGTTATCAACGCAATATGCGTCCCGTCTATTGCGCCTATCGTGCCCGGAAATCCGAATGATTGAAGaaatgttttcttcttttcttcaatGACCCTTCGGTCAGTCGGGAACACAATCCACCTCTGCCCTAGGTGTCTACATATCAAATAAGTCACCATAGCGACATATCCCGACATCGTTGACTGAGCGATTGGGAACAGAAAATTCTGCCCAATTGACCTCTGGTAGCTTCCTGTAGCATAGAAATGAAGCACAGCCAATATCTTCAATTCTGGAGCTACGGATCTTCCATGTGCAGGGACAGACATATGTGGGCGTAACTCTTCAATGAGGTATTGAACCATTCCCTTATTTAAGCGGAAAAGTTCTATGAATTGTGATTCGCACATAGCAAATGGATCACTTACGTCTCTTAACAAATGCCTCTTATTCCGATATGTTAAAATATCCTGACGCCTATCTTCTTCTATTTCAGCAAGAAATAGGGCATTTAAAATATGCTCTGGAAGCATTTCTGCAATGTACATTTACAGAGATCCAAATTCCAAAATTCACACATTTTCAGGAGACTTGAAATTTCAATCCTTATTCTTTTACTTGGCTGTGTACAAtcatagaatataaaaataattaatgaaatgatGATATACATACCTATTAAAGTTAACAAAAAACTCCTCAACAAAATCTTCAATCGTATACTTTTTTCGGTAagaaaaaactttacaaaaattataaatttaggaGGTTagcaatttaaatataccaATTTAAATGGAACAATTTAAATCCCCACCTTCCCAGTAAACAAAAAAGGATTGAAAGCGTCAAAACTTGGATAGACAGGGATTAAGAAGGATAGGTAGGAATTCACCGAGTTGTGAAGTGAGTCTTCAATCCTCATTTCTGTCTATCCAAGTTTTGACGCTTTCAATCCTTTTTTGTTTACTGGGAAGGTGGGGATTTAAATTGTTCCATTTAAATtggtatatttaaattgctAACCtcctaaatttataatttttgtaaagttttttctTACCGAAAAAAGTATACGATTGAAGATTTTGTTGAGGAGTTTTTTGTTAACTTTAATAGGTATGTATATCatcatttcattaattatttttatattctatgaTTGTACACAGCCAAGTAAAAGAATAAGGATTGAAATTTCAAGTCTCCTGAAAATGTGTGAATTTTGGAATTTGGATCTCTGTAAATGTACATTGCAGAAATGCTTCCAGAGCATATTTTAAATGCCCTATTTCTTGCTGAAATAGAAGAAGATAGGCGTCAGGATATTTTAACATATCGGAATAAGAGGCATTTGTTAAGAGACGTAAGTGATCCATTTGCTATGTGCGAATCACAATTCATAGAACTTTTCCGCTTAAATAAGGGAATGGTTCAATACCTCATTGAAGAGTTACGCCCACATATGTCTGTCCCTGCACATGGAAGATCCGTAGCTCCAGAATTGAAGATATTGGCTGTGCTTCATTTCTATGCTACAGGAAGCTACCAGAGGTCAATTGGGCAGAATTTTCTGTTCCCAATCGCTCAGTCAACGATGTCGGGATATGTCGCTATGGTGACTTATTTGATATGTAGACACCTAGGGCAGAGGTGGATTGTGTTCCCGACTGACCGAAGGGTCattgaagaaaagaagagaacatTTCTTCAATCATTCGGATTTCCGGGCACGATAGGCGCAATAGACGGGACGCATATTGCGTTGATAACCCCAGCAGAAGAGGAACATAATTACTTGAATAGAAAGGGCTTCCACtcaaaaaatgtgcaaattgtaagttaaatatatacgcAAGCGGACATAAAATGAATGACTTTATTACATACAGgcttatttatcataaaaacaatttgatatattgtaatatattgcaGATCTGTGATGctgatttaaatattctcaACGTGAATCCGCGACACGCAGGCGCAACACACGACTCCTACATATGGAGGAATTCTGCAATTCTTGAACATTTACGTAACAATTACGAGCACGGTAAGGTACAAAagtcatacatacatatacatatacatatacatgtacatacacatatacatatacatatacatacatatattttacatacatatattaacacaAACGATTAATGAATTATAAGTGTATATACAACTTTCAATGACGTGTATTTAATTTGCTGTAGGAGACACCGACACGTGGCTCATTGGCGATTCTGGGTACCCACAGCAGCCGTGGTTGATGACTCCTATTGTCAATGCCCAACCAAATACGCCTGATAGCCGCTATACAGATGCTCTTGTTAAAGCACGTTGCTGTGTAGAAAGATGCATCGGAACTCTCAAATCTAGGTTTCGGTGTATCCTCAAAGAGCGAATGTTACGATACAGTCCTTTGTCGGTTGGAAGGATTATTGTTGCCTGTTCTGTGCTGCATAACATTTGCAATGGTGGACGCCTTGATGTTTTGAATGATATACATCCCGAAGGAGTGCAAGAAAATAACGTACAAGAAAACATGCAGGAAGAAGATTTGGCAAGTGGCCAGCAGGCCAGACAAAGATTAATTAACTTGCACTttcaataaacaatattattttttaatccatacagggaaaaaaaaatatatatgcatgtatacatatacatatatacgtatacaatCCCACAAAtccacatttatttttctataaattatactaaattatttacagCGTTGATATTAGCAATAAGAGTTTTgtcgtttaattaattcgataAAGGAATTTAATATAGTGTTTGAGTTACTTTGttgttaactttttattatatatatatatataatatgtatatattatttctgtaatatattacatggCCTTTTTGTTATATACACATCTATAAAcatgtatttgtatatttatcatttattattccgGAAACGCGCGTTTCACAATAATTTCCAAACAATCCGCGATTCGCTTTAAATTTCCATTAATGTCATTCAGGACACTCAAAGATTTATTGTTCATTTCACTAATACTGTCCACTAACTCGGAAGATAAACGCGCTCGCTGGCTGGACGACTCCGAGTGGTTCGGCAGTGAGGCAGATCGGGGCCTCTTATTTCGGCTGGTACCCGGACTTTCTGTATCCTCTGCGGAGAGAACCTCAATAACTTCGTCAGTCTCCTGAAACCAAATGAAAAGAGTAATTAATGCAGGCATTAAatctttaaacaataattgttTATGTTGTTTAGTACACTTGTAGTATGTGGTGTTTATATCACAACATTTATAATTGACATCACCCAActtctgaaaaatttaattcattaaacatgtataatacattattcagTTTCGCAATATACCTTCATTCATGGCAATTACTAGGCTGTTAAATCTTTCAACAATAATTGTTCATGTTCAAAACGTTGATATGTATTGTCGACATTACAAATTTTAGTTAGGGCCGCTCGACTTCTGAAAAATTGAAGTCGTGAGAAACGTAAAAGTACATTGTTCAGTTTTACAATATACTTTACTTTATGAAAAATGGTGCACTACGAAATCTTTAGTAATTAACTGACAATGaataatacttataaatacacatacatCATTAATCGAGGTTGTGCCgaatcaagtaaaaatttgcaaCGTCGACAATACATATCAAGGTTTGTAGAACATGAACAATTACTGTTTGAAGATTTAACGGATAAGATTTGTCAGTAATGAATGTATACTGCAAAAAGGAACAATGTAATcgtacatttttcattaattccatttttcaGAAGTCGAGCGGTTTCAACTATAAAAGTTGTGATGTCGACAACACATACCacaaatttactaaaaaacaTCTATTGTTtacttgaattaaaataaataagtattgaAATTATAGGAGGAAAAgtagagagaaagggagacagacagacgtacgtacagagaaagaaagtgaatgtttatcaaattatagtaggtgaaaaagtaaaaataagtatttcttTACGAACATACTTCAAATTCCAAGCCGTATTCCTGTAGCCCTTCGTCCCCATCTGCTGCAGTCATGCCCATTATATTTAGGAGGCGTATCTCCTGATCTGTGAGGTTTTCCATCACCGGGACCCCACCTCCAGTAGCTGTGAAGTCTTTCTTTAATTCAGCATACTGCTTCTTTACCCGGCATTTCCAGTCTGCGACAACCTGTAAAATCCATATATTCAATGAATGCTCGCTGCGGTTACTATGCAGCTAACaaaattgtcaatttatatatctttttagatCATGTACTAAATAAagctattgtttatataaaatcgtgcatacttcatttatatatatatatatacacatacatatattatctttgaatattattattgtatagaattatgaatattattgagcctcaaatgttaaaaaatctatgaataattataatttattataattgtttacacACCTGTTTCCATTGTTTTACTGTCCTCGTCTCAGTCTGCAGGGCATTCAAAACGTCCACCAACTCTTGCCACTGTCGGTGCAAATTTTCTTTGCCTCTGGCTCCGAcaaatttattcgttattaGCTCGCTATGATGCTCGCTATAATCGAGGATTATTCCGAAATGCTCTTCCGTGGTTCTCAtctaaaaacaaagaaaaatttaatttatgtataaatcaCCAATCactaataatataagttaatGAAAACATTGAATCTTCAAGTTATTAAAGAAACCGATGTATtaatcgtataaaaaatttatctcacataaacaataatattttcatgtaaattttgtaaagttttCAGAATATACAaacgtaaaattgtttataaaattataactttaccACAGCGGTTGTTATTTCCTTTAAGTTGAgctgtcttcttcttcttcttcttcttcttccgctTATTGGcacttaaggggatcctaaataCCGACAAAACAGAGCTCGTTCTTTAAAACGgctttatagatcgcaaaatccttttacaggagtaaagtataggtactaatgaagagtgggaatgtaaaataattagtaataattgaaaaaatgtaaaaatgctgtcacctcattttctaatataaacagttgtataagtaatatgtacgaaatgaaatgttcccactcttcagaagacgtgcacaaacaataacgtacctttgaaattgagattgaaagcctggaataaaaatgagagcttcgaagaaattataacctATAACCACAAGTTCCGATAAGTTGAGCTGTGAATGGCTGTCATTCGGTGCCGGGTGCCGCACCCGGAAAAAAATGCATGATACGGTACTACAAACATGACCATAGACCAATGAATTTCACTAGATTGC
Coding sequences within:
- the LOC139823838 gene encoding uncharacterized protein; its protein translation is MRTTEEHFGIILDYSEHHSELITNKFVGARGKENLHRQWQELVDVLNALQTETRTVKQWKQVVADWKCRVKKQYAELKKDFTATGGGVPVMENLTDQEIRLLNIMGMTAADGDEGLQEYGLEFEETDEVIEVLSAEDTESPGTSRNKRPRSASLPNHSESSSQRARLSSELVDSISEMNNKSLSVLNDINGNLKRIADCLEIIVKRAFPE
- the LOC139823837 gene encoding putative nuclease HARBI1, encoding MYIAEMLPEHILNALFLAEIEEDRRQDILTYRNKRHLLRDVSDPFAMCESQFIELFRLNKGMVQYLIEELRPHMSVPAHGRSVAPELKILAVLHFYATGSYQRSIGQNFLFPIAQSTMSGYVAMVTYLICRHLGQRWIVFPTDRRVIEEKKKTFLQSFGFPGTIGAIDGTHIALITPAEEEHNYLNRKGFHSKNVQIICDADLNILNVNPRHAGATHDSYIWRNSAILEHLRNNYEHGDTDTWLIGDSGYPQQPWLMTPIVNAQPNTPDSRYTDALVKARCCVERCIGTLKSRFRCILKERMLRYSPLSVGRIIVACSVLHNICNGGRLDVLNDIHPEGVQENNVQENMQEEDLASGQQARQRLINLHFQ
- the LOC139823819 gene encoding putative nuclease HARBI1, whose amino-acid sequence is MYIAEMLPEHILNALFLAEIEEDRRQDILTYRNKRHLLRDVSDPFAMCESQFIELFRLNKGMVQYLIEELRPHMSVPAHGRSVAPELKILAVLHFYATGSYQRSIGQNFLFPIAQSTMSGYVAMVTYLICRHLGQRWIVFPTDRRVIEEKKRTFLQSFGFPGTIGAIDGTHIALITPAEEEHNYLNRKGFHSKNVQIICDADLNILNVNPRHAGATHDSYIWRNSAILEHLRNNYEHGDTDTWLIGDSGYPQQPWLMTPIVNAQPNTPDSRYTDALVKARCCVERCIGTLKSRFRCILKERMLRYSPLSVGRIIVACSVLHNICNGGRLDVLNDIHPEGVQENNVQENMQEEDLASGQQARQRLINLHFQ